In one window of Musa acuminata AAA Group cultivar baxijiao chromosome BXJ3-2, Cavendish_Baxijiao_AAA, whole genome shotgun sequence DNA:
- the LOC135631015 gene encoding classical arabinogalactan protein 4-like: MDRLTAISIAIAVLGLALSSAAAQSPASSPTATPPTSSSTSAAPAKHTTPVPVAAPAASPTKSTAPAPAVPSPFTSTPPAPLAAPLSSPPTASVPSASPPTASPPSDAVPPPTPVPLSSPPSPRPALPPPEPATAPPKPAEVPAASPPKPKKKGVTPASSPVATTTPSTPASSPSSEAASPGPSGSAADTSGAASGVGKMMSSVAVLAVAILVI; this comes from the exons ATGGATCGGCTCACCGCTATCTCCATCGCCATCGCCGTCCTCGGCCTCGCCCTCTCCTCCGCTGCCGCCCAGTCGCCGGCCTCCTCACCAACTGCTACCCCtcccacctcctcctccacctccgcgGCCCCCGCCAAACACACCACCCCCGTCCCCGTCGCAGCCCCCGCTGCTTCCCCCACCAAGTCCACCGCCCCCGCCCCCGCCGTTCCATCACCCTTCACATCCACTCCCCCAGCTCCATTAGCGGCACCCCTCTCCTCCCCTCCGACCGCCTCCGTTCCCTCTGCGTCTCCTCCCACCGCGTCCCCTCCTTCCGACGCTGTCCCTCCGCCCACGCCTGTCCCCCTCAGCTCACCACCTAGCCCTCGACCTGCATTGCCTCCCCCCGAGCCGGCAACGGCCCCTCCGAAACCCGCCGAGGTCCCGGCGGCGTCACCACCGAAACCGAAAAAGAAGGGCGTCACCCCGGCCTCGTCGCCAGTAGCAACCACAACGCCGTCGACACCAGCTTCGTCCCCATCTTCCGAGGCAGCCTCCCCCGGGCCCAGTGGTTCTGCTGCAGACACG AGCGGTGCAGCGAGCGGCGTGGGGAAGATGATGAGCTCGGTGGCGGTGCTGGCCGTTGCCATTTTGGTCATTTAG
- the LOC135631160 gene encoding uncharacterized protein LOC135631160, producing MEKKQGFFSTLREEVARGLSPARARSEIARRGPSTMAGLLLPRWWRRSYQLDGEPVVPRSGSLAPLMEGPDPGEAEREDARRERGWGQWVKDQLSRAPSGSTASTSYRRSDLQLLLGVMAAPLAPIHVCSTDPLPHLSIKDTPIETSSAQYILQQYTAASGGLKLLSSIRNAYAMGKVRMVATDFETATRVIKARNASRDAESGGFVLWQMAPDMWYVELAVGGSKVHAGCNGKLVWRHTPWLGAHAAKGPVRPLRRALQGIDPLITASMFAKARCIGEKKVNGEDCFILKLCADPQTLKARSEGPAEVIRHVLFGYFSQKTGLLIHIEDSHLTRIQSSAGGDAVYWETSINSFIDDYRPVEGMMIAHSGHSVVTLFRFGEVAMSHTKTRMEESWTIEEVAFNVPGLSVDCFIPPADVKHGSIDEACELPQGERGKNLMVGGHRAKVAALEKFGSIDEAYELPQGERGKNLMVGGHRAKVAALEK from the exons ATGGAGAAGAAGCAAGGGTTCTTCTCGACCCTGAGGGAAGAGGTGGCCAGGGGGCTGTCACCGGCCAGGGCGAGGTCGGAGATCGCGCGGCGAGGCCCGTCGACGATGGCTGGGCTGCTCCTGCCGCGTTGGTGGAGGCGCAGCTACCAGCTCGATGGGGAGCCGGTGGTGCCGAGATCCGGCAGCCTGGCTCCGCTGATGGAGGGGCCGGATCCCGGGGAGGCGGAGAGGGAGGACGCGCGGAGGGAGCGGGGGTGGGGGCAATGGGTGAAGGACCAACTCTCGCGAGCACCGTCTGGCTCCACCGCCTCCACGTCTTACCGGCGGTCCGATCTTCAGCTGCTCCTTGGGGTCATGGCTGCGCCACTAGCCCCCATCCATGTCTGCTCCACTGACCCGCTTCCTCACCTTAGCATCAAGGATACTCCTATT GAGACCTCGTCGGCTCAGTATATACTGCAGCAGTATACAGCAGCATCTGGAGGTCTGAAGCTGCTGAGCTCCATTAGGAATGCTTACGCTATGGGGAAGGTGAGGATGGTGGCAACTGATTTTGAGACGGCCACCAGGGTCATCAAGGCCAGGAATGCATCCAGAGATGCAGAGTCCGGTGGCTTCGTCCTCTGGCAGATGGCGCCTGACATGTGGTACGTGGAGCTCGCTGTCGGTGGTAGTAAGGTACATGCCGGTTGTAATGGCAAGCTAGTTTGGCGCCATACGCCATGGCTTGGTGCGCATGCTGCCAAAGGCCCTGTCCGTCCCCTTCGTCGGGCTTTACAG GGTATTGATCCCTTGATCACAGCGAGCATGTTTGCCAAGGCACGGTGCATTGGGGAGAAGAAGGTCAATGGCGAGGATTGCTTCATCCTCAAGCTCTGTGCAGATCCACAGACGCTCAAGGCAAGGAGCGAAGGACCTGCTGAGGTCATTAGACATGTCTTGTTTGGTTACTTTAGCCAGAAAACTGGGCTTCTTATCCATATTGAGGATTCACATCTGACCCGAATCCAGTCAAGTGCCGGTGGTGATGCTGTGTACTGGGAAACCTCCATCAACTCCTTCATTGATGATTACCGCCCGGTTGAGGGTATGATGATTGCACACTCTGGTCACTCGGTTGTCACTCTTTTTCGGTTTGGTGAAGTGGCCATGAGTCACACAAAAACCAGGATGGAGGAGTCTTGGACTATCGAGGAGGTGGCTTTTAATGTTCCCGGCCTTTCTGTGGATTGCTTTATCCCTCCGGCTGACGTAAAGCATGGATCTATCGATGAAGCCTGCGAGCTGCCTCAAGGAGAGAGGGGAAAGAATCTCATGGTTGGGGGTCATCGGGCTAAGGTTGCAGCTCTGGAGAAGTTTGGGTCTATCGATGAAGCCTACGAACTGCCTCAAGGAGAGCGGGGAAAGAATCTCATGGTTGGGGGTCATCGGGCTAAGGTTGCAGCTCTGGAGAAGTAA